From the genome of Pukyongia salina, one region includes:
- a CDS encoding rhodanese-like domain-containing protein, producing MQDLTQEQWQKQLADDDSAVIIDVRTPHEIAEGYIPNALHMNIQDAGSFMQKAQELDKSKNYFVYCRVGGRSKQACMILDSIGFENTFNLMGGFENWQGAKTQ from the coding sequence ATGCAAGACCTCACTCAGGAGCAATGGCAAAAGCAGCTGGCCGATGACGACAGCGCTGTGATCATCGATGTACGTACACCACATGAGATCGCAGAGGGATATATCCCTAATGCGCTTCATATGAACATCCAGGATGCCGGAAGTTTTATGCAAAAAGCGCAGGAACTGGATAAATCGAAAAATTATTTCGTCTATTGTCGCGTAGGTGGTAGAAGCAAACAAGCCTGCATGATCCTTGATTCTATAGGGTTCGAGAATACCTTCAACCTAATGGGTGGTTTCGAGAATTGGCAAGGTGCAAAAACACAGTAA
- a CDS encoding DUF1800 domain-containing protein, which translates to MELRNIYHLYRRAAFGISPSEAKKLVSLSSEEVVDRLFRDSEEITPLTIDLSDFDEFFEDGMQGRLRQLEKIIRENAPKHIDYNSAWFKKLCSSSEALNERMTLFWANHFVCRDQVIYYAIQYYNILRKNALGNFKDFTKEVAKAPSMMKYLNTNSNFKNQPNENFARELMELFTLGTGNYSEEDIKEAARAFTGYSSRMDGSFFLNMRQHDFGEKQFMGWNAYLDGDDIINIICEKKECAQFVCSKLYSYFVNTTVNGSHVNEMADVFYKAYDIKEVMRYVFTADWFYAEENVGTKIKSPVDLLSSIYKVVPFSFQQPRQQLFVQRLMGQALLEPPNVAGWPGGRHWINTNTLMVRMKLPSIFLGNGLIPSNSLGYAFMEGRSFGDRFNISKDWKAFDKEYGNLREEELPMAICAPELEKGTLDLILKGSRFSKQEKSLQLMSVPEFQLT; encoded by the coding sequence ATGGAGTTACGAAATATATATCATTTATATCGGCGTGCTGCGTTTGGGATAAGCCCTTCAGAAGCAAAAAAACTCGTTTCCCTATCTTCCGAAGAGGTTGTGGACAGGCTGTTCAGAGATTCGGAAGAAATCACTCCCCTTACGATCGATCTATCCGATTTCGATGAATTCTTTGAAGACGGGATGCAGGGAAGATTACGACAATTAGAAAAGATCATTCGCGAGAATGCACCCAAACATATAGATTATAATTCCGCCTGGTTCAAGAAACTCTGTAGTTCTTCTGAAGCCTTGAATGAACGGATGACCCTTTTCTGGGCAAATCATTTTGTGTGTCGCGACCAGGTGATCTACTATGCGATACAGTATTATAACATACTTAGGAAAAACGCGCTGGGGAATTTTAAGGATTTCACCAAGGAAGTTGCAAAAGCCCCTTCCATGATGAAATATCTCAATACGAACAGCAATTTTAAAAATCAGCCAAACGAGAATTTCGCTCGGGAGCTAATGGAGCTGTTCACCTTGGGAACGGGAAATTACAGTGAAGAGGACATTAAAGAAGCAGCTAGGGCATTTACCGGTTACAGTTCCCGAATGGACGGTTCGTTCTTTCTCAATATGAGACAACACGATTTTGGCGAGAAGCAATTTATGGGATGGAATGCCTATCTGGACGGGGATGATATTATTAATATTATCTGTGAGAAAAAGGAATGTGCTCAATTTGTTTGTAGTAAACTCTACAGTTATTTTGTAAATACAACTGTGAATGGCAGCCATGTGAATGAGATGGCCGATGTGTTCTACAAAGCTTACGATATTAAGGAGGTGATGCGCTACGTGTTTACGGCAGATTGGTTCTATGCCGAAGAAAATGTGGGTACTAAGATAAAATCCCCGGTCGACCTGCTTTCCTCTATATACAAGGTGGTGCCTTTCAGTTTCCAGCAGCCCAGGCAGCAACTGTTCGTGCAACGATTAATGGGCCAGGCGCTATTGGAACCTCCCAATGTTGCGGGTTGGCCGGGTGGTCGTCATTGGATCAATACCAATACTCTCATGGTACGAATGAAATTGCCCTCTATTTTCCTGGGGAACGGCTTGATTCCTTCAAACAGTTTAGGATATGCTTTTATGGAAGGACGGTCTTTTGGAGATCGATTTAATATCTCAAAGGATTGGAAGGCGTTCGATAAGGAATACGGGAATCTTCGGGAAGAAGAGTTACCCATGGCGATTTGTGCGCCTGAACTGGAGAAGGGAACATTGGACCTGATCCTTAAGGGATCCCGTTTTTCGAAGCAGGAGAAAAGTTTACAGCTGATGTCGGTACCAGAATTTCAATTAACCTGA
- a CDS encoding TlpA family protein disulfide reductase, which produces MKLIIFTCLCTVLLSCGNSTTENPPEEAVAEVVETINEKSEILSERRHGIQVYNFAGLDEALLQHKNDTTYVINFWATWCKPCVKEMPYFEKLGKTYAEEKVKVVFVSLDFPDRLEPLVVPFIKKNNLESEVVLLDDDDANYWIPKVSDKWQGAIPATLIYNGENRAFFERSFTFEELEKEVQSILNKS; this is translated from the coding sequence ATGAAATTGATAATCTTCACATGTCTTTGTACAGTCCTGCTTTCTTGCGGAAATAGTACAACAGAAAATCCCCCGGAGGAGGCCGTAGCTGAAGTCGTTGAAACCATTAACGAGAAATCCGAAATCCTTTCGGAAAGGAGACATGGTATCCAAGTCTATAATTTTGCGGGCCTTGATGAAGCTTTGCTTCAGCATAAAAACGACACAACCTACGTGATAAATTTTTGGGCAACCTGGTGTAAGCCGTGCGTGAAAGAAATGCCGTATTTTGAGAAACTGGGGAAGACCTATGCAGAGGAAAAAGTAAAAGTGGTCTTCGTTAGTCTCGACTTTCCCGATAGGCTCGAACCCCTTGTCGTACCTTTTATAAAGAAAAATAATCTGGAATCGGAAGTGGTATTACTGGACGATGACGATGCCAATTACTGGATCCCCAAAGTAAGTGACAAATGGCAGGGAGCCATTCCTGCAACCCTTATATACAACGGAGAGAATAGAGCGTTCTTCGAACGTTCTTTTACCTTCGAAGAATTAGAAAAAGAAGTTCAATCTATTTTAAATAAATCATGA
- a CDS encoding MarR family winged helix-turn-helix transcriptional regulator, producing the protein MAITTKSVINMMYTSRYIEDAVMAILKPYDLTIQQYNVLRILRGQKGKPANLCTIQERMIDKSSNTTRLVDKLIKKGWVKRSICEENRRKVEIIITTKGLEILKELDPLTEENNEKILKNLSEEQLVTLNNLLDTLRTT; encoded by the coding sequence ATGGCGATCACAACCAAATCGGTTATCAATATGATGTATACCTCAAGGTATATCGAGGATGCCGTAATGGCCATTCTAAAACCTTACGATCTAACAATTCAGCAATACAATGTTTTGCGGATATTGAGGGGACAGAAAGGAAAACCGGCAAACCTCTGCACCATACAGGAACGAATGATCGATAAAAGTAGTAACACCACACGTCTTGTAGATAAACTCATCAAGAAAGGTTGGGTAAAAAGATCGATCTGTGAAGAAAATCGGCGCAAGGTGGAAATAATCATCACGACCAAAGGCCTCGAAATATTAAAGGAACTGGATCCTCTTACTGAGGAAAACAACGAAAAGATCCTCAAAAATCTTTCAGAAGAACAATTAGTAACCCTAAACAATCTTCTGGATACACTTAGAACCACTTAA
- a CDS encoding DUF1501 domain-containing protein yields the protein MKRRDFIKNSALASSFFLVPAFVKAMDLQLQLPQGFKRLVIIQLAGGNDGLNTIVPYRNDIYYRERPTIAIDRKDVLPMNDELGFHKNLAPLKKLFDAGELSVINNVGYPNPNRSHFRSTDIWHTASDSDKFLNHGWVGRYLDNYGSEPYNAIEIGNSLSLIMQGESKNGVVARDASMLHKITSDPYFEQVLQYNTDQHLSEHNMGYLYQTMIDAKQSASYIYEKSKVTRSNFDYGKSPFGKQMKTLAEFINSRLDTKVYYASLAGFDTHANQARKQDALLKDYAEGVSTLVADLKANNTFNDTLILTFSEFGRRVAQNAANGTDHGAANNVFVIGKQLKRPGLFNAAPDLTKLDKNGDLVHEIDFRSIYANIMEKWLEVRSEDLLGQAIGPVNIV from the coding sequence ATGAAAAGAAGAGATTTTATAAAGAATTCGGCTTTGGCCAGTAGTTTTTTCCTGGTTCCCGCCTTTGTGAAGGCTATGGATTTACAATTGCAGTTACCACAGGGATTTAAACGATTGGTGATCATTCAATTGGCAGGTGGTAACGACGGACTAAATACAATAGTACCTTATAGAAATGATATCTACTATCGTGAAAGGCCCACTATCGCGATAGATCGAAAGGATGTGTTACCGATGAATGATGAGCTTGGTTTTCATAAAAATCTTGCTCCTTTAAAGAAGCTTTTCGATGCCGGAGAGCTGAGTGTTATCAACAACGTGGGATATCCAAACCCAAATCGTTCACATTTTCGATCCACCGATATCTGGCACACCGCAAGTGATTCGGATAAGTTCCTTAACCACGGATGGGTTGGCCGATATCTGGATAACTATGGAAGCGAACCCTATAATGCGATCGAGATAGGAAATTCTCTATCACTTATTATGCAAGGGGAATCAAAGAATGGGGTCGTGGCTCGTGACGCCTCCATGTTACATAAAATTACCTCCGATCCGTATTTCGAGCAGGTATTGCAGTATAATACAGACCAGCACTTGAGCGAACATAATATGGGGTATCTGTATCAAACTATGATCGACGCCAAGCAATCGGCGAGTTATATCTATGAGAAGAGTAAGGTTACGAGGTCCAATTTCGATTATGGAAAGTCGCCTTTTGGCAAGCAGATGAAAACCCTGGCCGAATTTATTAACAGTCGGTTGGATACCAAAGTGTATTATGCTTCTTTAGCGGGATTCGATACACACGCCAATCAGGCCAGAAAACAGGATGCGCTTTTGAAGGACTATGCTGAAGGGGTAAGTACCCTGGTGGCCGATTTGAAGGCTAACAACACATTTAATGATACCTTGATCCTTACATTTTCGGAGTTTGGTAGAAGGGTTGCACAAAATGCAGCTAATGGTACGGATCATGGAGCGGCAAACAATGTATTTGTTATTGGGAAGCAGCTAAAGAGACCGGGCCTGTTCAATGCAGCCCCCGATCTTACCAAACTCGACAAGAATGGCGATCTTGTGCATGAGATCGATTTTAGGAGCATCTATGCAAATATCATGGAAAAGTGGCTGGAGGTGCGAAGTGAGGATCTGCTTGGTCAAGCCATTGGACCAGTAAACATAGTATAA
- a CDS encoding rhodanese-like domain-containing protein yields the protein MKINLNLALIIFISFGMLSCKEPATGSQPEQIAELGEKQDVVRVVDSEEFSSRINAVGDVQLIDVRTPEEVAEGTIAGAINFDFRADDFTEKLKVLDKNKAVYVFCRSGGRSANASAIMKELGFSEIYDLEGGITAWKADGKETVK from the coding sequence ATGAAAATCAATTTGAATTTAGCGCTTATTATTTTTATTTCCTTCGGAATGTTGAGCTGCAAAGAGCCTGCAACGGGTTCGCAGCCGGAACAAATTGCCGAACTTGGTGAAAAACAAGATGTTGTTCGGGTGGTAGATTCCGAAGAATTTTCCAGTAGGATCAATGCAGTAGGTGATGTTCAGTTGATCGATGTTCGTACCCCTGAAGAAGTAGCGGAAGGCACCATTGCCGGGGCTATTAATTTCGATTTTCGAGCCGATGATTTTACGGAAAAACTTAAGGTTCTGGACAAGAATAAAGCAGTGTACGTTTTTTGCCGTTCGGGTGGGAGAAGCGCCAATGCGTCTGCTATCATGAAAGAATTAGGCTTCTCGGAAATCTACGATCTGGAAGGTGGCATCACTGCCTGGAAGGCAGATGGAAAAGAAACAGTAAAGTAA
- a CDS encoding thioredoxin family protein, translated as MKKKNILFVLSLVLMTSLAIAGFSSGESTNNAGLTIGDTAAEINLLNVDGNMVSYDDYPDAEGFIVIFTCNTCPYAVASEDRIIALDAEFKDQGYPVIAINPNNPAVQPDDTFELMQAKAEEKGFTFPYLYDKTNTVYAQYGATKTPHVYLLENTDDGRVVRYIGAIDDNVRSASAVKERFLANAVYELLDGEEVTLKETKAIGCSVKQ; from the coding sequence ATGAAGAAAAAAAACATCCTTTTTGTGTTAAGTCTGGTATTAATGACTTCACTTGCTATTGCCGGATTTTCCTCGGGAGAATCCACCAATAATGCTGGCCTCACTATAGGTGATACAGCTGCCGAGATCAATTTGCTAAATGTTGACGGTAACATGGTGTCTTACGACGATTATCCGGATGCCGAAGGTTTTATCGTTATATTCACCTGTAATACCTGTCCTTATGCTGTGGCCAGTGAAGACCGGATCATCGCCCTCGATGCCGAATTCAAGGACCAGGGTTATCCAGTAATTGCGATCAACCCGAATAACCCTGCGGTTCAACCAGACGACACTTTCGAACTTATGCAAGCAAAGGCTGAAGAGAAAGGATTTACCTTTCCTTACCTGTATGACAAAACCAATACGGTGTACGCCCAGTACGGAGCTACCAAGACGCCACATGTGTATCTATTAGAGAATACAGATGATGGTAGAGTAGTTCGTTACATAGGAGCCATAGACGACAATGTTCGTTCCGCGTCTGCAGTGAAAGAGCGGTTTCTTGCCAATGCAGTTTACGAATTACTAGACGGGGAGGAAGTGACTCTAAAAGAAACCAAAGCCATTGGTTGTTCTGTGAAGCAATAA
- a CDS encoding anthranilate synthase component I family protein, whose protein sequence is MKYKLKTYSQRLLADTLTPVSVYLRLRDKYPHSLLLESSDYRANDNTFSFICCNPLASITVENEKVTQRFPDGKQLQTEITPESDIPQLLQDFAAVFEIELENRFKFANNGLFGYIAYDAVRYFEDIDIAKRNSQLQIPDIHYAVYQNVIAINHFNNEAHIFSHCYDQENNIPEITQFLRSKQFAEYPFKRSGLPSTNLQDEEFKELVTRCKAHCARGDVFQIVPSKRFSQEFTGDDFNVYRALRSVNPSPYLFYFDYGNFKIFGSSPEAQLVVQNGIAEIHPIAGTFKRTGNDEQDAQLARELSEDEKENSEHVMLVDLARNDLSRHGSDVTVETYREVQFFSHVIHLVSKVTARKHPNTDTMRLVADTFPAGTLSGAPKHKAMELLEKYENTDREFYGGAIGFMDFKGNFNHAIIIRSFLSKNHKLHYQAGAGIVSDSDEETELQEVYNKLGALTKALELAEQV, encoded by the coding sequence ATGAAATATAAACTAAAAACATACTCACAAAGGTTGCTGGCCGATACCTTAACTCCGGTTTCGGTATACCTGCGTCTTCGTGATAAATATCCACACAGCCTGTTGCTGGAAAGTAGCGACTATCGCGCAAACGATAATACGTTCAGTTTTATATGCTGTAACCCTCTTGCGTCGATCACGGTTGAGAATGAAAAAGTAACTCAACGGTTCCCGGACGGGAAACAACTGCAAACAGAAATAACTCCTGAATCGGATATACCACAGCTACTACAGGACTTTGCAGCCGTCTTCGAAATCGAGTTGGAAAATCGATTTAAATTCGCCAATAACGGACTTTTTGGATACATAGCGTACGATGCCGTTCGATATTTTGAAGATATCGACATAGCCAAAAGAAACTCACAATTACAAATACCAGACATCCATTATGCGGTTTATCAAAACGTGATCGCCATCAATCATTTCAATAACGAGGCACATATTTTTTCTCATTGTTATGACCAGGAAAATAATATCCCGGAAATCACCCAATTCCTGCGCTCAAAACAGTTCGCCGAATATCCTTTTAAGAGGTCCGGACTTCCATCCACAAATTTGCAGGATGAAGAATTCAAAGAACTGGTAACCCGTTGCAAAGCACATTGTGCTCGTGGAGATGTTTTCCAGATCGTGCCTTCCAAACGTTTTTCGCAGGAATTTACCGGCGACGATTTTAACGTGTACAGGGCACTAAGAAGTGTAAATCCTTCTCCTTATCTTTTTTATTTCGACTATGGTAATTTTAAGATCTTCGGAAGTTCTCCGGAAGCCCAACTAGTTGTGCAAAATGGCATTGCCGAAATTCATCCTATAGCTGGGACTTTTAAACGTACCGGGAACGACGAGCAAGATGCGCAACTGGCAAGGGAACTTTCAGAAGATGAAAAAGAGAATAGTGAACACGTAATGCTGGTAGACCTGGCACGTAACGACCTTAGCCGGCATGGGAGTGATGTAACTGTTGAAACCTATAGGGAGGTACAGTTCTTTTCTCATGTGATACACCTTGTGAGTAAGGTCACGGCCCGAAAACACCCTAACACAGACACCATGAGGCTTGTAGCAGACACTTTTCCGGCTGGAACATTAAGTGGAGCACCAAAACACAAAGCCATGGAATTACTCGAGAAATACGAAAATACAGACCGCGAATTTTACGGAGGGGCCATTGGATTTATGGATTTTAAAGGAAACTTTAATCACGCCATCATCATTAGGTCTTTTTTAAGCAAGAACCATAAGTTACACTACCAGGCTGGGGCTGGTATTGTTTCAGACAGCGATGAAGAAACCGAACTCCAGGAAGTATATAATAAGTTAGGTGCACTTACAAAAGCCCTCGAACTAGCCGAACAAGTTTAA
- a CDS encoding YceI family protein, protein MKNLEKSVLIIAIAIGSMAFTTPVKKSINPEKSSIDWKGEKVLGTHTGTISLQEGHLEMDANGITGGKFIVDMNTITVTDLEGGSKGKLEGHLKSDDFFGVKNYPTASLVINSAKKTDYGYDVSANITIKGITEPISFVLSEHEDGTMTTKLVIDRTKFDVRYGSGSFFDNLGDKTISDDFKLDVKLAF, encoded by the coding sequence ATGAAAAACCTAGAAAAATCAGTATTAATCATTGCTATTGCCATTGGCTCAATGGCTTTTACAACACCCGTAAAGAAGAGTATCAATCCCGAAAAAAGTTCTATCGACTGGAAGGGTGAAAAAGTATTAGGAACCCATACCGGTACTATATCACTTCAGGAAGGCCATCTGGAAATGGATGCCAACGGGATCACAGGTGGTAAATTTATCGTAGATATGAATACCATTACCGTAACAGACCTTGAAGGAGGATCTAAAGGGAAACTTGAAGGTCACTTGAAGAGTGACGATTTTTTCGGTGTAAAGAATTACCCAACAGCATCCCTGGTAATCAATTCTGCTAAAAAAACAGATTACGGATACGACGTATCTGCAAATATTACCATTAAAGGTATTACCGAACCAATTTCCTTTGTCTTAAGCGAACATGAGGATGGTACCATGACCACGAAACTGGTTATAGACCGCACCAAATTTGATGTTCGTTACGGTAGTGGTAGTTTTTTCGATAACCTTGGTGATAAAACTATCTCAGACGACTTCAAACTAGACGTGAAACTCGCGTTCTAA